From Temnothorax longispinosus isolate EJ_2023e chromosome 3, Tlon_JGU_v1, whole genome shotgun sequence, one genomic window encodes:
- the LOC139810082 gene encoding uncharacterized protein, with amino-acid sequence MRPFDVTPAKAERLLATVYSAIKIAGPAKFKVGDSVRVSKYKTIFEKGYTPNWTTEVFKIVKVQRTDPVTYLLENYRGKSVAGVFYQHELHRATYPDVSVYLVKKVLRKRGDEVYVKWLGFD; translated from the coding sequence ATGCGACCCTTCGACGTTACCCCCGCGAAAGCCGAAAGACTCTTGGCTACGGTGTACAGCGCGATAAAAATCGCGGGTCCGGCAAAATTCAAAGTGGGTGACTCGGTGCGCGTTAgcaaatacaaaacaattttcgAGAAGGGCTACACACCGAATTGGACCACCGAGGTGTTTAAGATCGTTAAAGTGCAGCGTACCGATCCCGTAACTTATCTACTCGAGAACTATCGCGGAAAATCCGTCGCTGGGGTGTTCTACCAGCACGAGTTGCATCGCGCGACTTATCCGGACGTATCCGTGTATCTCGTGAAGAAAGTACTCCGCAAGAGGGGTGATGAGGTTTACGTGAAATGGCTGGGATTCGATTGA